The following is a genomic window from Candidatus Binatia bacterium.
ACGGAACCTCTCGACCTTCTCGGCTCACGTCGCGAATCTGACCGAGATCATCGAGCAACATCACGCTCCGGCACTCGTCCTGCTCGATGAGCCTGGGGTGGGTACCGATCCGGACGAAGGGGCGGCGCTGGGCATCGGCATGATCCAGATTCTCGAAGCCGGCGGGGCGCATGTCGCTCTCAGCACGCACTACGCGCCCCTCAAGGTCTTTGCCTTGAGCCGGGAAACCTGCGTGACCGCGGCGGTCGATTTCGATGTGGAGGCGATGCTGCCACGGTATCGACTGCGGTACCACTCCGTCGGCGAGAGTCTCGCCTTGCCGATCGCACGCCGACTTGGGCTTCCGGCCGCCGTGCTCGACGCCGCGGAAGCCGCGCGTACGGAGCAGGCAAAGGCTCTGTCGACTGCGGTGGCGCGGCTGGAGGACAGCCGCCGCCGGTACGAGGAGCGTCTGGCGGAAGCCGACGAGCGGGCGCGTGGCGCGGCGCGGGCGGAGCAGGAAGCCGGCCGCCTGCTCGATGATCTGCGCGAAAAGCAGCGGCGGCGATGGGCGGATGAACTGAGTGCGGCACGCGAGTTCGTGCGCACGCTGCGCGAGCAAGGTCGGGAACTCCTGGCGGCCATCGAGCGGGGCGCGGCCGATCGCCGGGCGCTCTCTCGCTGGCTGCAGGCGCAAGAGGCGGCGATGGCCGAGCATGCAAGTGAGATCGCCGAACAGCCGGTCGCTTCCGGTCCTCCGCAGATCGGTGATCAGGTTGAAGTCGTGGACACCGGGATTCGCGGCCAGTTGATATCGGTGGAGGGTGACCGAGCACGGATTCAGCGCGGCAGCCTCCGTTTTGAAGTGCCGGCCGGCCAGCTGCGGCGCATCAGCGGCCAGGCGCAGGCTCCCGTCGAGATCCGCGTCGCGGTTGCACCGGAGGACACTCCACGGGAGATCACGTTACTGGGGTTGCGGGCCAGAGAGGCCGTGGTGCAGCTCGAGCGTTTTCTCGATCGGGCTGCGCAAGCCCATTTCCAGTCGGTGCGCATCATCCATGGTGTCGGCAGCGGTGCCTTGAAGCGGGCGGTCGAAGAGTATCTCTCCAGCTCACCGTATTGCGCTGGCTTCCGATCGGGAGAGGCGCGAGAAGGGGGCGCCGGCGCCACCATCGCGACGCTCGCCGTGGGCTGATTAACGCATCTGAGCGTTCGAGCCCTCAGCCGCG
Proteins encoded in this region:
- a CDS encoding endonuclease MutS2; the encoded protein is MRPRDLAALEFDHVRNRLADFACSPAGKDACGALVPTGERGQAEPALEAAWQCFRLLEQQGNIPLSEFPDIRASLRTAAREGAVLDGKALVEIRSVLTVLHDTRAFLKKHARPFPALAELPDQLVPLPSLHQTLARALDENGDVSDDASDELAEVRRTIRHLRQKLTRRLEELLVQPTMAELLGDRYVTLRNNRFVLPIKTAMANQFNGVVQDRSVSGETAFIEPLFAVELNNHLLMASKEEEWLVRRILGDLTALVRAEHETLIASFAALVEIDTLVARAKFAQRYRCTQPRFDQEVMLEQARHPLLMFAGRELTPVDLYIPAGKRVLVITGPNTGGKTVALKTLGLMALMAQSGMLIPVAEGGRLPCFEAIYADIGDEQNVERNLSTFSAHVANLTEIIEQHHAPALVLLDEPGVGTDPDEGAALGIGMIQILEAGGAHVALSTHYAPLKVFALSRETCVTAAVDFDVEAMLPRYRLRYHSVGESLALPIARRLGLPAAVLDAAEAARTEQAKALSTAVARLEDSRRRYEERLAEADERARGAARAEQEAGRLLDDLREKQRRRWADELSAAREFVRTLREQGRELLAAIERGAADRRALSRWLQAQEAAMAEHASEIAEQPVASGPPQIGDQVEVVDTGIRGQLISVEGDRARIQRGSLRFEVPAGQLRRISGQAQAPVEIRVAVAPEDTPREITLLGLRAREAVVQLERFLDRAAQAHFQSVRIIHGVGSGALKRAVEEYLSSSPYCAGFRSGEAREGGAGATIATLAVG